The proteins below are encoded in one region of Pseudomonas ekonensis:
- the tam gene encoding trans-aconitate 2-methyltransferase, which translates to MSWSAKQYVAFEDERTRPARDLLAAIPTPEARTVVDIGCGPGNSTELLVSRFPGAQVRGLDSSPDMIEAARKRLPQLRFDVADIDAWADEGPFDVIFANAVLQWVPDHATLLPALAGKLAPGGSLAIQMPDNLNEPSHRLMREVAANGSWAGKLAGAAGQRTEMADASGYFSMLRPHCSRVDVWRTTYHHPLPGGAAGVVEWFKGSGLIPFLSPLTEAERAQYLEHYLAAVAQAYPALPDGSVLLPFPRLFIVATR; encoded by the coding sequence ATGAGCTGGTCCGCCAAGCAATATGTCGCTTTCGAAGATGAACGCACCCGTCCGGCCCGTGATCTGTTGGCGGCGATCCCCACGCCCGAGGCGCGCACGGTGGTCGACATCGGTTGCGGCCCCGGCAATTCGACCGAGCTGCTGGTGTCGCGCTTCCCGGGGGCGCAGGTGCGCGGGCTGGACAGTTCGCCGGACATGATCGAGGCCGCCCGCAAGCGCCTGCCGCAATTGCGGTTCGATGTGGCAGACATCGATGCATGGGCCGATGAAGGCCCGTTCGATGTGATCTTCGCCAACGCGGTGTTGCAGTGGGTGCCCGACCACGCGACGTTGCTGCCGGCGCTGGCGGGCAAGCTTGCGCCCGGCGGGAGCCTGGCGATCCAGATGCCGGACAACCTCAATGAACCGTCCCACCGGCTGATGCGCGAAGTCGCCGCCAACGGGTCGTGGGCCGGCAAACTGGCGGGCGCCGCCGGGCAGCGCACCGAAATGGCGGATGCCAGCGGTTACTTCTCGATGCTGCGCCCGCACTGCTCACGGGTCGATGTGTGGCGCACCACCTATCACCATCCGTTGCCGGGCGGTGCGGCGGGGGTGGTGGAATGGTTCAAGGGCAGCGGTCTGATTCCGTTCCTCAGCCCCCTCACGGAAGCGGAGCGGGCGCAGTACCTGGAGCACTATCTGGCGGCCGTGGCCCAGGCCTAT
- a CDS encoding inclusion body family protein, producing the protein MSRVTDVLVSIDTETILKNYPGISKNPASPTMIDWKHVYMVTNQDNVVSGQAGGELDIKAQVGDLIRWRETSLSQSFENAVIFYKFIGNQGNDLISPPSPRKATACVAVPNTSNPSVPSCQKVDNHYWSSETLACGRVTYHFHFLIVDRNCQIVGCCSWDPFISIHN; encoded by the coding sequence ATGTCTCGAGTCACGGATGTGCTGGTCTCTATCGACACCGAAACCATTCTGAAAAACTACCCCGGCATCAGCAAGAACCCGGCCTCGCCGACGATGATCGACTGGAAACACGTCTACATGGTCACCAACCAGGACAACGTGGTCAGCGGTCAGGCCGGGGGCGAACTGGACATCAAGGCCCAGGTCGGCGACCTGATCCGCTGGCGTGAGACCAGCCTGTCGCAGAGCTTCGAAAACGCGGTGATCTTCTACAAGTTCATCGGCAACCAGGGCAACGACCTGATCTCGCCGCCCTCGCCGCGCAAGGCCACGGCGTGCGTCGCCGTGCCGAACACCAGCAATCCGTCGGTGCCTAGCTGCCAGAAGGTCGACAACCACTACTGGTCGTCCGAAACCCTGGCATGCGGCCGCGTGACCTACCACTTCCATTTCCTGATCGTCGACCGCAATTGCCAGATCGTCGGTTGCTGCTCCTGGGATCCGTTCATCTCCATCCACAACTGA
- a CDS encoding AidA/PixA family protein, which yields MTSEPIPPPSTRPAKALSALLIVDAESLLARYPDPSLDPDNPTAIDAGFVLPLSGNATGKKSGNDSKVTLPMDIGDECHLRGRSISLIAEHSVVFYAMDIGDSAVLSTPKLVVKPGLTVPAPDPDNPTEPASHRADDHYWHCSATAKGSTPCRFDFMLVNQRCEVAGCFSWSVEVEIRP from the coding sequence ATGACTTCCGAACCGATCCCACCGCCGTCGACCCGCCCCGCCAAGGCGCTCAGCGCACTGTTGATCGTCGATGCCGAGTCCCTGCTGGCGAGATACCCGGATCCCAGCCTGGATCCCGACAACCCCACGGCCATCGATGCAGGTTTCGTTCTTCCGCTCAGCGGGAACGCCACAGGCAAAAAAAGCGGAAATGACAGCAAAGTGACACTCCCGATGGACATCGGCGACGAATGTCACCTGCGCGGAAGATCCATCAGCCTGATCGCCGAACATAGCGTGGTGTTCTATGCCATGGACATCGGCGACAGCGCCGTTCTTTCCACGCCCAAGCTGGTCGTCAAACCCGGCCTGACCGTTCCCGCCCCCGATCCCGACAACCCGACCGAACCCGCCAGCCACCGGGCCGACGACCACTACTGGCATTGCTCGGCAACGGCAAAGGGCTCGACGCCCTGCCGGTTCGATTTCATGTTGGTCAATCAGCGTTGCGAGGTGGCGGGGTGTTTCAGTTGGTCGGTCGAGGTGGAGATCAGGCCATGA
- a CDS encoding low affinity iron permease family protein, which produces MKFAKISQTLALWAGSPKTFMGALILIGLWGLSGPLFGYNDTWQLIINTSTTIITFLMVFLIQNTQNRDTDILHLKLDELLRVTQEAQNAMLGLESLDLKQLETLRKHYRSLGENEVFNLEGLGDKSKPKQDLNDC; this is translated from the coding sequence ATGAAATTCGCCAAGATTTCCCAGACGCTCGCCCTGTGGGCGGGCAGTCCCAAGACGTTCATGGGCGCGTTGATCCTGATCGGGCTGTGGGGATTGAGCGGGCCGCTTTTCGGTTACAACGACACCTGGCAACTGATCATCAATACCTCGACCACCATCATCACGTTCCTGATGGTGTTCCTGATCCAGAACACCCAGAACCGTGACACGGACATCCTGCACCTGAAGCTGGACGAACTGCTGCGGGTCACCCAGGAGGCGCAGAACGCGATGCTCGGGCTGGAGTCGCTGGACCTGAAGCAGTTGGAGACGCTGCGCAAGCATTACCGGTCGCTGGGTGAGAACGAGGTGTTCAACCTGGAAGGGTTGGGGGACAAGAGCAAGCCGAAGCAGGATCTGAACGATTGTTGA
- a CDS encoding DUF4142 domain-containing protein, with the protein MSRKASRVRNISFFTLLALGAGSAFAQSPADFINDASAKGMADIEASRLAHQKSESKEVKDYTIVVINDRTTANQHLAKIAKKLDLPVASRDDMADKAKTLMPEALEGETFDQAYAASQVKATEEAIQQIEQEAQTTDVPEIKAFAAETLPKLQNHLEMARALQASR; encoded by the coding sequence ATGAGCCGCAAGGCCAGCCGAGTCCGCAACATCAGTTTCTTCACCCTGCTGGCGCTGGGCGCCGGCAGCGCGTTCGCCCAGTCGCCCGCCGACTTCATCAACGATGCCTCGGCCAAAGGCATGGCCGACATCGAAGCCAGCCGCCTGGCGCACCAGAAGTCGGAATCCAAAGAGGTCAAGGACTACACCATCGTGGTCATCAACGACCGCACCACCGCCAACCAGCACCTGGCGAAGATCGCCAAGAAACTCGACTTGCCAGTAGCGTCCCGCGACGACATGGCCGACAAGGCCAAGACGCTCATGCCCGAAGCCCTGGAGGGCGAGACTTTCGACCAGGCCTACGCCGCCAGTCAGGTCAAGGCGACGGAGGAGGCCATCCAGCAGATCGAGCAGGAAGCGCAGACCACCGACGTGCCTGAGATCAAGGCCTTCGCCGCCGAGACCCTGCCCAAACTGCAGAACCACCTGGAGATGGCCCGGGCCCTGCAGGCCAGCCGCTGA
- a CDS encoding KGG domain-containing protein has product MPNSRNSNSGNFANDRTKASEAGRKGGKTTTTTVDKDPGKAEMGRKPAQKSK; this is encoded by the coding sequence ATGCCTAATTCAAGAAACTCGAACTCGGGAAACTTCGCCAACGACCGGACCAAGGCGTCCGAGGCCGGCCGCAAGGGTGGTAAAACCACCACCACGACCGTCGACAAGGATCCGGGCAAGGCCGAAATGGGCCGCAAGCCTGCGCAGAAGTCGAAGTAG
- a CDS encoding sensor domain-containing protein produces MESRNSAPLASYIDLLLDAVCAVDKQGRFVFVSAACERILGYLPDELIGQAMIDFVHPADRERTLAAAREIMGGEPKHNFENRYVRKDGSVVHILWSARWSEVDQLRIAVARDITERKQAESRQAALYAISEAAHAAEGLLALFKRIHLIIGEWLPALNFSVALYDEHCAQLNFPYHVVDDERRPEQPGTVTGRLCAEVIRTGQPILLTPDSADAPAGFEELVAGQHGPCWLGVPLNSKNGTIGALIVKSLPGGERYTERDKELLQYVCAQIATAIERQQLHARLRHMAQYDQLTQLPNRELLRERLKAALAFAREQSGYLALLYVDLDRFKQVNDSLGHAVGDMLLQTVANRLKGCVRETDTVARIGGDEFIVLLHSVHAADDADGVAEKIRQVLVQPMRLDGHNLHIQPSIGVARYPEHGSEEQQLFRHADQAMYAAKRLNHRALDS; encoded by the coding sequence ATGGAAAGCCGAAACTCCGCGCCGCTGGCGAGTTACATCGATCTGTTGCTGGACGCCGTCTGCGCGGTGGATAAACAGGGCCGTTTCGTTTTTGTCAGCGCCGCCTGCGAGCGGATCCTCGGCTATCTGCCAGATGAGCTGATCGGCCAGGCGATGATCGACTTCGTCCACCCGGCCGACCGCGAGCGCACCCTGGCGGCGGCCCGGGAGATCATGGGCGGCGAGCCCAAGCACAACTTCGAGAACCGCTACGTGCGCAAGGACGGCAGCGTGGTGCACATCCTGTGGTCGGCGCGCTGGTCGGAGGTCGACCAACTGCGCATCGCCGTGGCGCGGGACATCACCGAACGCAAGCAGGCCGAATCCCGGCAGGCGGCGCTCTACGCTATCTCCGAAGCGGCCCACGCGGCCGAAGGCCTGCTGGCGCTGTTCAAGCGCATCCACTTGATCATCGGCGAATGGCTGCCGGCGCTGAATTTTTCCGTGGCGCTGTATGACGAGCACTGCGCGCAGCTGAACTTTCCCTATCACGTCGTCGACGATGAGCGCCGGCCGGAGCAGCCAGGCACCGTGACCGGACGCCTGTGCGCGGAAGTGATCCGCACCGGGCAGCCGATTCTGTTGACGCCCGACAGCGCCGACGCGCCTGCGGGGTTCGAGGAACTGGTGGCCGGGCAGCACGGCCCTTGCTGGCTGGGCGTGCCGCTGAACTCGAAGAACGGCACCATCGGCGCGCTGATCGTCAAAAGCCTGCCCGGCGGCGAGCGCTACACCGAGCGGGACAAGGAACTGCTGCAGTACGTCTGCGCGCAGATCGCCACCGCCATCGAGCGCCAGCAACTGCACGCCCGCCTGCGGCACATGGCGCAGTACGACCAGCTCACCCAACTGCCCAACCGAGAACTGCTGCGCGAGCGGCTCAAGGCTGCCCTGGCCTTTGCCCGGGAGCAGTCGGGGTACTTGGCGCTGCTGTACGTCGACCTGGACCGCTTCAAGCAGGTCAACGACTCGCTGGGCCATGCCGTCGGCGACATGCTCCTGCAGACCGTGGCCAACCGGCTCAAGGGCTGCGTGCGCGAGACCGACACGGTGGCGCGGATCGGCGGCGACGAGTTCATCGTGCTGCTGCACAGCGTCCACGCCGCAGACGATGCCGACGGCGTTGCGGAAAAGATCCGACAGGTGCTGGTGCAGCCCATGCGCCTGGACGGCCACAACCTGCACATCCAGCCGAGCATCGGCGTCGCCCGCTATCCCGAGCACGGCAGCGAAGAACAGCAACTGTTCCGCCACGCCGACCAGGCCATGTACGCTGCCAAACGCCTGAACCACCGCGCCCTGGACAGCTGA
- a CDS encoding LysE family translocator gives MTSSLLMAVLASGFIYGITPGPGVLAVFGIGAARGRRAGAGFLCGHLLGDVVWCSTALIAIVGAREIGSTAFDVLGVLSGLYLFWLGWRAVRARRSNGDQPQGAARQPFWHGILFGLTNPKAYPVAVATFTALLSSRAELLNWSMLPMLIALSFLGGLLAYAILIGIVGARQVRTLYQRHELAITRLCGVMFIGFAVNALVHALPGLMPNKA, from the coding sequence ATGACTTCATCGTTGCTGATGGCCGTGCTGGCCTCGGGGTTCATCTACGGCATCACGCCAGGTCCTGGCGTGCTGGCGGTGTTCGGCATCGGCGCGGCGCGCGGGCGGCGGGCCGGGGCCGGGTTCCTGTGCGGGCACCTGTTGGGCGACGTGGTGTGGTGCAGCACCGCGCTGATCGCCATCGTCGGCGCCCGGGAAATCGGCAGCACGGCGTTCGACGTGCTCGGCGTGCTCAGCGGCCTGTACCTGTTCTGGCTCGGCTGGCGTGCGGTGCGGGCCCGGCGCAGCAACGGCGACCAGCCCCAGGGCGCGGCGCGCCAGCCGTTCTGGCACGGCATCCTGTTCGGCCTGACCAACCCCAAGGCCTACCCGGTGGCGGTGGCGACCTTCACTGCGCTGCTGTCGAGCCGCGCCGAGCTGCTCAACTGGTCGATGCTGCCGATGCTCATCGCCTTGAGTTTCCTGGGCGGCCTGCTGGCCTACGCTATCCTCATCGGCATCGTCGGCGCCCGTCAGGTGCGCACGCTGTATCAACGCCATGAGCTGGCGATCACCCGGCTGTGCGGGGTGATGTTCATCGGTTTCGCCGTCAACGCGTTGGTGCATGCGTTGCCGGGGCTGATGCCGAACAAGGCTTGA
- the fos gene encoding fosfomycin resistance glutathione transferase, translating into MLTGLNHLTLAVTDLARSLAFYRDVLGLRVEATWDAGAYLSLPGLWLCLSLDPGRSSEAAADYTHYAFSLGEAGFLPFVQRLRAANVREWRDNRSEGASFYFLDPDGHKLEAHVGDLASRLAACRQKPYAGMRFFNEP; encoded by the coding sequence ATGCTCACCGGGCTCAATCACCTGACCCTCGCGGTCACCGATCTTGCGCGCAGCCTGGCGTTCTACCGCGATGTGCTGGGCCTGCGCGTCGAGGCTACTTGGGACGCCGGAGCCTATCTGTCGCTGCCGGGCCTGTGGTTGTGCCTGTCGCTGGATCCCGGGCGCAGCTCCGAGGCCGCCGCCGACTACACCCATTACGCCTTCAGCCTCGGCGAAGCCGGTTTCCTGCCGTTCGTGCAGAGGCTCCGTGCCGCGAACGTGCGGGAATGGCGGGACAACCGCAGCGAAGGTGCGTCGTTCTACTTTCTCGATCCGGACGGCCACAAGCTTGAGGCCCATGTCGGTGATCTGGCTTCGCGGTTGGCCGCATGTCGGCAAAAGCCCTACGCGGGCATGCGTTTTTTCAACGAACCGTGA
- a CDS encoding LysR family transcriptional regulator: MHRMNALRRVDLNLLVILDALLLERHVTRAAERLHLSQPAVSHALARLRDLLGDPLLVRAGAGLAPTARALELAAPLAETLAQVQALLAPNAFAPASARRTFRVAMSDYGAAIILPGLIRTLRHEAPGIDLQICHASREGMLEGVLNGDIDVAAGVFPDLPGELRSTPLFEERYACLLDRQSLPADGALDLPTYLARPHVLLEMRGSGTPEIERTLTALRERRRVAVSLPHWSVAPQLIAGTDLILTVASRALDGIDRTSLAVVPPPFEIAPFTFVLAWHGRRGGDQALNWLNRRIQEGVEGGGRVPVS; this comes from the coding sequence ATGCATCGGATGAATGCTCTGCGCCGCGTCGATCTCAACCTGCTGGTGATCCTCGACGCCTTGCTCCTCGAGCGTCACGTGACCCGTGCCGCCGAGCGCCTGCACCTGAGCCAGCCGGCGGTCAGCCATGCGCTGGCCCGTCTGCGCGACCTGCTCGGCGATCCGCTGCTGGTGCGGGCCGGCGCCGGCCTGGCGCCCACGGCCCGGGCCCTGGAACTGGCGGCGCCGCTGGCCGAAACCCTGGCGCAGGTGCAGGCCCTGCTGGCGCCGAACGCGTTCGCCCCGGCCAGCGCCCGGCGCACCTTCCGCGTGGCCATGTCCGACTACGGCGCCGCGATCATCCTGCCGGGGCTGATCCGCACCCTGCGTCACGAAGCGCCGGGCATTGACCTGCAGATCTGCCACGCCAGCCGCGAAGGCATGCTCGAAGGCGTGCTCAACGGGGACATCGACGTCGCCGCCGGCGTCTTCCCCGACCTGCCCGGCGAGCTGCGCAGCACGCCCTTGTTCGAAGAACGCTACGCCTGCCTGCTGGATCGCCAGAGCCTGCCCGCCGACGGCGCGCTCGACCTGCCGACCTACCTCGCCCGCCCCCACGTCCTGCTGGAGATGCGCGGCAGCGGCACTCCGGAAATCGAACGCACCCTGACCGCCCTGCGCGAACGCCGCCGCGTCGCCGTCAGCCTGCCGCACTGGAGCGTCGCCCCGCAGCTGATCGCCGGCACCGACCTGATCCTGACCGTGGCTTCGCGGGCGCTGGACGGGATCGACCGGACATCGCTGGCCGTCGTGCCGCCGCCGTTCGAGATCGCGCCGTTCACCTTTGTGCTGGCGTGGCATGGGCGGCGGGGTGGGGATCAGGCGTTGAACTGGTTGAATCGGCGAATTCAGGAAGGGGTCGAGGGTGGAGGGCGAGTGCCAGTCTCATGA
- a CDS encoding DMT family transporter produces the protein MGTLQWAGLLLLAALAGAVVPFQSALNLNLARGLGHPLWATMVSLVVSVLVLLPVIVALRLPLPSLTQTGMPPLWMWTGGAFGVCFVGLAVVLLPRLGASGFVALALAGQVMSSMVLDHFGWFGLAEKHLTMPRLAGAALLIAGVVLIQFGEGAGKPVAAAG, from the coding sequence ATGGGAACCTTGCAGTGGGCTGGACTGTTGCTGTTGGCGGCGCTTGCCGGCGCCGTGGTGCCGTTTCAGAGTGCGCTCAACCTCAACCTGGCGCGGGGCCTGGGGCATCCGCTGTGGGCGACGATGGTCTCGCTGGTGGTGAGCGTGCTGGTGTTGCTGCCGGTGATTGTCGCGCTGCGCCTGCCGCTGCCGTCGCTGACGCAGACGGGAATGCCGCCGTTGTGGATGTGGACCGGCGGGGCGTTCGGGGTGTGTTTCGTCGGGCTGGCGGTGGTGCTGCTGCCCAGGCTCGGCGCCTCGGGTTTTGTGGCCCTGGCGCTGGCCGGGCAGGTCATGTCCTCGATGGTGCTCGATCACTTCGGGTGGTTCGGGCTGGCGGAGAAACACCTGACGATGCCTCGGTTGGCGGGGGCGGCGCTGCTGATTGCCGGTGTGGTGCTGATCCAGTTCGGGGAGGGAGCCGGCAAGCCGGTGGCGGCTGCCGGTTGA
- the yiaY gene encoding L-threonine dehydrogenase, giving the protein MSSTFFIPAVNIMGSGCLDDAMGAIRNYGLRKALIVTDAGLAKAGVAQMIAEKLAMQDIDSVTFDGAKPNPSIANVEAGLEMLKAGRCDFVVSLGGGSPHDCAKGIALCATNGGHISDYEGVDRSVKPQLPLIAINTTAGTASEMTRFCIITDESRHVKMAIVDRNVTPLLSVNDPALMVAMPKGLTAATGMDALTHAIEAYVSTAANPITDACALKAMTLISNNLRLAVRDGSDLAARENMAYAQFLAGMAFNNASLGYVHAMAHQLGGFYDLPHGVCNAVLLPHVQTFNALVCADRLTDVAHAMGADIRGFSPEEGAQAAIAAIRCLAKDVEIPGGLRDLGAKCTDIPVLAANALKDACGFTNPRAADQRQIEEIFRNAF; this is encoded by the coding sequence ATGAGCAGCACGTTCTTCATTCCCGCCGTCAACATCATGGGCAGCGGCTGCCTGGACGACGCCATGGGCGCGATCCGCAACTACGGCCTGCGCAAGGCGCTGATCGTCACCGACGCGGGCCTGGCCAAGGCCGGCGTGGCGCAGATGATCGCCGAGAAACTGGCGATGCAGGACATCGACTCGGTGACCTTCGACGGCGCCAAGCCCAACCCGAGCATCGCCAACGTCGAAGCGGGGCTGGAGATGCTCAAGGCCGGCCGCTGCGATTTCGTGGTGTCCCTGGGCGGCGGCTCGCCCCACGACTGCGCCAAGGGCATCGCCCTGTGCGCAACCAACGGCGGGCACATCAGCGACTACGAAGGCGTCGACCGCTCCGTCAAGCCGCAGCTGCCGCTGATCGCGATCAACACCACGGCCGGCACCGCCAGCGAGATGACCCGTTTCTGCATCATCACCGACGAGTCGCGCCACGTGAAAATGGCCATCGTCGACCGCAACGTCACGCCGCTGCTGTCGGTCAACGACCCGGCGCTGATGGTGGCGATGCCCAAGGGCCTCACCGCCGCCACCGGCATGGACGCGCTGACCCACGCCATCGAGGCCTATGTGTCCACCGCCGCCAACCCGATCACCGACGCCTGCGCACTCAAGGCCATGACCCTGATCAGCAACAACCTGCGCCTGGCGGTGCGCGACGGCAGCGACCTGGCGGCGCGGGAGAACATGGCCTACGCGCAATTCCTGGCCGGCATGGCGTTCAACAATGCGTCGTTGGGTTACGTGCACGCGATGGCGCACCAGTTGGGCGGCTTCTACGATCTGCCCCACGGCGTCTGCAACGCAGTGCTGCTGCCCCATGTGCAGACCTTCAACGCGCTGGTGTGCGCCGACCGCCTCACCGACGTGGCCCACGCCATGGGCGCGGACATCCGCGGCTTCAGCCCGGAGGAGGGCGCGCAAGCGGCCATCGCCGCGATCCGCTGCCTGGCCAAGGACGTCGAGATCCCCGGCGGCCTGCGCGACCTGGGCGCCAAATGCACCGACATCCCGGTGCTCGCCGCCAACGCCCTGAAAGACGCGTGCGGCTTCACCAACCCGCGGGCGGCGGATCAGCGGCAGATCGAGGAGATTTTCCGCAATGCGTTCTGA